The following DNA comes from Chloroflexaceae bacterium.
CGTTGAACGCAGGATCTTGCCCTTCCCCGTAACCGCCAGCCCGTCCTTGAAGTTCAGCGTTGAGTACGCGACCCGCACCAGCACCTCGCCAGGCGGAAGGTCGCTCACCGGCACGTCACGCACCTCGACGCGGCGCGACCCGCCGCTCTCGTCCACCACCAGGGCGCGAAAGGTCTCGTCGCTCATGTTGTCCTCCTTGACACGTTGCTGGATTATAATAGAGCCGTGTCGCTTTGCCAACTTCGCCAGATTGGGATGGAGCAAGCCCATGATACGAGGAATCGACCACGTCGTGATCCTGGTGACGGACCTCGCGCAGGCGGTGCGGGACTACGAGGCCCTGGGCTTCCGGGTGGCGCCGGGCGGCGCCCATAGCGATGGAGCGACCCACAACGCGCTGATTGGCTTTGCCGACGGCACCTATCTGGAGTTGCTGGCCTTCGTGCGGGAGGCGCCCGAGCATCGCTGGTGGCGCCACGTCGCCGCGGGCGAGGGCCTGATCGAGTTCGCCCTGCTGGCCGGCGAGATCGAGGCCGCCGTGGCCGGGGCGGCGGCGCGGGGGCTGCACCTCGATGGCCCCTTCAGCGGCGGGCGCGAGCGGCCCGATGGCGTCCACATCCACTGGCAGAGCGCCTTCCCCGTTGCACCTGAGTTGCCGTTCCTCTGCGGCGATGTGACGCCCCGCGATCTGCGCGTGCCCCACGGCGAGGATTGCCACCATCCCAATGGCATTACTGGCATTGGTCGCATGAGCGTGGCCGTAACCGACATCGACAGCAGCGCCGCCCTCTACGCCGAGTTGCTCGGCCACGGGCCGACGATGGAGCCGGGGCGCCGTATCTTCAAACTGGGACCGCATCACGTCGCCCTCCAGGCCCCCGGCGCCGAGCTGGCCGACCATGTGCTGATCGAGGCGCGACTGGCCACCCGCGGACCGGGCATCGCCGGCCTGGTGCTGCGCCGCGACCATATGCCGGGCGAGCCGCAACCCCTTGATCCCGCCCTGACCCACGGCGCGGCCATTGCCGTCGCGTAAGGGGGCCTCGGCTGTTCTGGCCAGTGGAGGTGTGGAGCTGTGGAGCTGTGGAGCTGGATCTTTAAGTTTATGATAAAAGATCTGAAAACACCTCTACACCTCTACACCTCCACACCTCCACACTTCTTGCCGGACCAGACGCGCCTATGATCCCCGACCGCAACGCGCTGCTCGACCTGCTGCTGGCCCTTCAGGCGCGGATCCGCGACGCGGTGGTCGCGGCGTGCGAACGCCAGGCCATCGCCGATCTCTCGGGCGTGGCCGAAGATGAGGCTCAGGGCGACACGATCTACGCTGTTGACCGCGTGGGCGAGGCGACGCTGCTGGCCTTCTTCGCCGAACATGTGGCCCCGCGCTGGCCGCTGGTGTTGATCGCCGAGGGTCTGCCCGCCGGCCAGATCACCCTCCCTGAAGGTCTGCCCGAAACCGAGGCGCTGATCCGGGTGATCGTTGACCCGATTGACGGCACCCGCGGCCTGATGTACCAGAAACGCTCCGCCTGGTCCCTGGCCGGGGCAGCGCCCAACCTGGGGCCGGCGACGCGACTGAGCGACATCGAAATCGCCGCGCAGACCGAGATCCCCCTGGTGAAACAACACCTTTGCGACGTGCTCTGGGCTGTAAGGGGCGAGCCGGTCCACGCCGTGCGGGTCAACCGTCTCAGCGGGGAACGGAGCCCGCTGCACCTGCGGCCCTCCGCCGCGCCGAGCATCGCCCACGGCTTCGCCACCATCAGCCGTTTCTTCCCCGGCGCGCGCGATGAACTGGCCGCGATTGACGAGGCGGTGGTCCGGGCGACCCTTGGCCCGCCCCGGCCCGGCAAGGCCCACTGCTTCGAGGATCAATATATCTGCACCGGCGGGCAGCTCTACGAACTGATTGCCGGCCACGACCGCTTCGTGGCCGACCTTCGCCCCCTCCTCGAGCGCCACCTGGCGACCCGCGGCGAGAGCCTGGGGATCTGCTGCCACCCCTACGACATCTGTACCGCCCTGATTGCCCGCCAGGCAGGCGTGTTGCTCACCGATGAGCGCGGAGGCGAACTTGATCCGCCCCTGGTCGTTGATGCCGACGTCGCCTGGATCGGCTACGCCAACCCCGCCATTCGCGCCCAGGTCGAACCGGCGCTGCTGGGAGAACTGCGCCGCCGCGGGCTGATTGGTTGAGCGACGATGCCCACGGCATTCGACCACTTCATCACCGTGGCGCGCGGGCTGCGCGGCGACTTCTTCGACCCGCACCGGCCCATTATCGCCGCCCGCGCCCCTGGCTGGGTGGACCTGCTCGGCGGCGCGGCGGCGCCCGCCGGGGCGCTGGCCCTGGGCTGGCCCCTGGGAGTGATCGCCTGTGTCGCCGCGCAGCCCGACCCGGCGCCACGCATCGTGGTTCGCGACGAGGCCGGAGAGACCGCCACCCTGCCCCTTGCCAATCTGGTGGACGGCGAGGGCGCCCCGCGGCCCTACGCCGAGGTGAGCGCGCTACTCGCCAGGCGCCCGCCG
Coding sequences within:
- a CDS encoding VOC family protein, translated to MIRGIDHVVILVTDLAQAVRDYEALGFRVAPGGAHSDGATHNALIGFADGTYLELLAFVREAPEHRWWRHVAAGEGLIEFALLAGEIEAAVAGAAARGLHLDGPFSGGRERPDGVHIHWQSAFPVAPELPFLCGDVTPRDLRVPHGEDCHHPNGITGIGRMSVAVTDIDSSAALYAELLGHGPTMEPGRRIFKLGPHHVALQAPGAELADHVLIEARLATRGPGIAGLVLRRDHMPGEPQPLDPALTHGAAIAVA
- a CDS encoding inositol monophosphatase; the encoded protein is MIPDRNALLDLLLALQARIRDAVVAACERQAIADLSGVAEDEAQGDTIYAVDRVGEATLLAFFAEHVAPRWPLVLIAEGLPAGQITLPEGLPETEALIRVIVDPIDGTRGLMYQKRSAWSLAGAAPNLGPATRLSDIEIAAQTEIPLVKQHLCDVLWAVRGEPVHAVRVNRLSGERSPLHLRPSAAPSIAHGFATISRFFPGARDELAAIDEAVVRATLGPPRPGKAHCFEDQYICTGGQLYELIAGHDRFVADLRPLLERHLATRGESLGICCHPYDICTALIARQAGVLLTDERGGELDPPLVVDADVAWIGYANPAIRAQVEPALLGELRRRGLIG